A single Brienomyrus brachyistius isolate T26 chromosome 11, BBRACH_0.4, whole genome shotgun sequence DNA region contains:
- the lrrc61 gene encoding leucine-rich repeat-containing protein 61 isoform X1 gives MSRERRSRVSMGRLMRMMPDLSVETDVAKITPVLLKSRTGEFDLESILFLKLRNFGIIDLGCIGECMNMERLDLSGNNIANLVPLASLRRLLVLNLSANRIASIEAICTCDSLQSLNLAGNLISSVENLQSLKSLRKLENIRLKDNTYDYTNPVCKNFSYRSILLEMFPNIKVLDECISSYFSGERVVGRGSDLYQLCKDIDDIIKAGIYRNGPLPELPDCKPWVEDGFPEIKASNSAIIEEAYKQFSDILHECRLLNNRATHVIGQTERALSIKSMPKEYTV, from the exons ATGtcaagagagagaaggagcaggGTAAGTATGGGTCGCCTCATGAGGATGATGCCTGATTTATCTGTAG AAACAGACGTTGCTAAAATTACACCTGTGTTGCTTAAGTCAAGGACAGGAGAGTTTGATTTGGAATCAATCTTGTTCCTTAAACTCCGAAATTTTG GTATCATTGATCTGGGATGCATAGGAGAATGCATGAACATGGAGAGGCTGGACCTTTCTGGAAACAACATTGCAAATCTGGTACCTTTAGCATCTCTTCGGCGACTTCTAGTACTCAACTTGTCGGCGAATCGGATCGCAAGTATAG AAGCCATTTGCACTTGTGACAGTCTACAGAGCCTAAATTTGGCTGGAAACCTTATTAGCAG TGTGGAAAATCTCCAGTCCCTTAAGTCATTAAGAAAACTTGAAAATATTAGACTGAAGGACAATACTTACGACTACACCAATCCAG tctgtAAGAACTTCTCATACCGAAGCATACTCCTTGAGATGTTTCCAAATATCAAAGTGCTGGATG AATGTATTTCATCTTATTTTTCAGGTGAACGAGTGGTTGGACGGGGGAGTGATTTGTACCAGCTCTGCAAAGACATTGATGACATCATAAAAG CTGGTATATATAGAAATGGACCCCTGCCAGAACTTCCAGACTGCAAGCCCTGGGTCGAGGATGGATTTCCAGAAATAAAGGCCTCAAATAGTGCAATTATTGAGGAAGCTTATAAACAGTTCAGTG ACATCCTTCATGAGTGCAGGCTGCTGAACAACAGAGCAACTCATGTGATTGGTCAGACCGAGAGGGCTTTGAGCATCAAGAGCATGCCCAAGGAGTACACGGTTTGA
- the lrrc61 gene encoding leucine-rich repeat-containing protein 61 isoform X3 yields MDVKREKEQETDVAKITPVLLKSRTGEFDLESILFLKLRNFGIIDLGCIGECMNMERLDLSGNNIANLVPLASLRRLLVLNLSANRIASIEAICTCDSLQSLNLAGNLISSVENLQSLKSLRKLENIRLKDNTYDYTNPVCKNFSYRSILLEMFPNIKVLDECISSYFSGERVVGRGSDLYQLCKDIDDIIKAGIYRNGPLPELPDCKPWVEDGFPEIKASNSAIIEEAYKQFSDILHECRLLNNRATHVIGQTERALSIKSMPKEYTV; encoded by the exons ATGGATGtcaagagagagaaggagcagg AAACAGACGTTGCTAAAATTACACCTGTGTTGCTTAAGTCAAGGACAGGAGAGTTTGATTTGGAATCAATCTTGTTCCTTAAACTCCGAAATTTTG GTATCATTGATCTGGGATGCATAGGAGAATGCATGAACATGGAGAGGCTGGACCTTTCTGGAAACAACATTGCAAATCTGGTACCTTTAGCATCTCTTCGGCGACTTCTAGTACTCAACTTGTCGGCGAATCGGATCGCAAGTATAG AAGCCATTTGCACTTGTGACAGTCTACAGAGCCTAAATTTGGCTGGAAACCTTATTAGCAG TGTGGAAAATCTCCAGTCCCTTAAGTCATTAAGAAAACTTGAAAATATTAGACTGAAGGACAATACTTACGACTACACCAATCCAG tctgtAAGAACTTCTCATACCGAAGCATACTCCTTGAGATGTTTCCAAATATCAAAGTGCTGGATG AATGTATTTCATCTTATTTTTCAGGTGAACGAGTGGTTGGACGGGGGAGTGATTTGTACCAGCTCTGCAAAGACATTGATGACATCATAAAAG CTGGTATATATAGAAATGGACCCCTGCCAGAACTTCCAGACTGCAAGCCCTGGGTCGAGGATGGATTTCCAGAAATAAAGGCCTCAAATAGTGCAATTATTGAGGAAGCTTATAAACAGTTCAGTG ACATCCTTCATGAGTGCAGGCTGCTGAACAACAGAGCAACTCATGTGATTGGTCAGACCGAGAGGGCTTTGAGCATCAAGAGCATGCCCAAGGAGTACACGGTTTGA
- the lrrc61 gene encoding leucine-rich repeat-containing protein 61 isoform X2 codes for MSRERRSRVSMGRLMRMMPDLSVETDVAKITPVLLKSRTGEFDLESILFLKLRNFGIIDLGCIGECMNMERLDLSGNNIANLVPLASLRRLLVLNLSANRIASIEAICTCDSLQSLNLAGNLISSVENLQSLKSLRKLENIRLKDNTYDYTNPVCKNFSYRSILLEMFPNIKVLDGERVVGRGSDLYQLCKDIDDIIKAGIYRNGPLPELPDCKPWVEDGFPEIKASNSAIIEEAYKQFSDILHECRLLNNRATHVIGQTERALSIKSMPKEYTV; via the exons ATGtcaagagagagaaggagcaggGTAAGTATGGGTCGCCTCATGAGGATGATGCCTGATTTATCTGTAG AAACAGACGTTGCTAAAATTACACCTGTGTTGCTTAAGTCAAGGACAGGAGAGTTTGATTTGGAATCAATCTTGTTCCTTAAACTCCGAAATTTTG GTATCATTGATCTGGGATGCATAGGAGAATGCATGAACATGGAGAGGCTGGACCTTTCTGGAAACAACATTGCAAATCTGGTACCTTTAGCATCTCTTCGGCGACTTCTAGTACTCAACTTGTCGGCGAATCGGATCGCAAGTATAG AAGCCATTTGCACTTGTGACAGTCTACAGAGCCTAAATTTGGCTGGAAACCTTATTAGCAG TGTGGAAAATCTCCAGTCCCTTAAGTCATTAAGAAAACTTGAAAATATTAGACTGAAGGACAATACTTACGACTACACCAATCCAG tctgtAAGAACTTCTCATACCGAAGCATACTCCTTGAGATGTTTCCAAATATCAAAGTGCTGGATG GTGAACGAGTGGTTGGACGGGGGAGTGATTTGTACCAGCTCTGCAAAGACATTGATGACATCATAAAAG CTGGTATATATAGAAATGGACCCCTGCCAGAACTTCCAGACTGCAAGCCCTGGGTCGAGGATGGATTTCCAGAAATAAAGGCCTCAAATAGTGCAATTATTGAGGAAGCTTATAAACAGTTCAGTG ACATCCTTCATGAGTGCAGGCTGCTGAACAACAGAGCAACTCATGTGATTGGTCAGACCGAGAGGGCTTTGAGCATCAAGAGCATGCCCAAGGAGTACACGGTTTGA
- the lrrc61 gene encoding leucine-rich repeat-containing protein 61 isoform X4, whose protein sequence is MDVKREKEQETDVAKITPVLLKSRTGEFDLESILFLKLRNFGIIDLGCIGECMNMERLDLSGNNIANLVPLASLRRLLVLNLSANRIASIEAICTCDSLQSLNLAGNLISSVENLQSLKSLRKLENIRLKDNTYDYTNPVCKNFSYRSILLEMFPNIKVLDGERVVGRGSDLYQLCKDIDDIIKAGIYRNGPLPELPDCKPWVEDGFPEIKASNSAIIEEAYKQFSDILHECRLLNNRATHVIGQTERALSIKSMPKEYTV, encoded by the exons ATGGATGtcaagagagagaaggagcagg AAACAGACGTTGCTAAAATTACACCTGTGTTGCTTAAGTCAAGGACAGGAGAGTTTGATTTGGAATCAATCTTGTTCCTTAAACTCCGAAATTTTG GTATCATTGATCTGGGATGCATAGGAGAATGCATGAACATGGAGAGGCTGGACCTTTCTGGAAACAACATTGCAAATCTGGTACCTTTAGCATCTCTTCGGCGACTTCTAGTACTCAACTTGTCGGCGAATCGGATCGCAAGTATAG AAGCCATTTGCACTTGTGACAGTCTACAGAGCCTAAATTTGGCTGGAAACCTTATTAGCAG TGTGGAAAATCTCCAGTCCCTTAAGTCATTAAGAAAACTTGAAAATATTAGACTGAAGGACAATACTTACGACTACACCAATCCAG tctgtAAGAACTTCTCATACCGAAGCATACTCCTTGAGATGTTTCCAAATATCAAAGTGCTGGATG GTGAACGAGTGGTTGGACGGGGGAGTGATTTGTACCAGCTCTGCAAAGACATTGATGACATCATAAAAG CTGGTATATATAGAAATGGACCCCTGCCAGAACTTCCAGACTGCAAGCCCTGGGTCGAGGATGGATTTCCAGAAATAAAGGCCTCAAATAGTGCAATTATTGAGGAAGCTTATAAACAGTTCAGTG ACATCCTTCATGAGTGCAGGCTGCTGAACAACAGAGCAACTCATGTGATTGGTCAGACCGAGAGGGCTTTGAGCATCAAGAGCATGCCCAAGGAGTACACGGTTTGA